From one Lycium ferocissimum isolate CSIRO_LF1 chromosome 5, AGI_CSIRO_Lferr_CH_V1, whole genome shotgun sequence genomic stretch:
- the LOC132056411 gene encoding phytolongin Phyl2.2-like: protein MMITDPSLVHYACVAKGTIILAEINSKDADLGSLALKCLEKTPPLHTFFSHTIRNRTYVFLIENPFVFFAIFDEKIEKSDGLLFLRRVKDAFGEVIERSSGKKRLDKIHSHCFQGELNPVFHQLLDSSIDVDEGGNSPRSELDHNGRSASLDSMKGKKIGSMPLLADAANSLKLKKKRFFGHFKKRSEDIGGEKKVDVCGDGGMRLSREFSVVMQKNGGLVHHGEGGGGHHQKAKKVWKKQVWVVLSLDLIVCTILFIVWLCVCRGFKCIDA from the coding sequence ATGATGATTACGGATCCGAGTTTAGTCCATTATGCTTGTGTTGCTAAAGGAACAATTATTTTAGCTGAAATCAATTCAAAAGATGCCGATCTTGGATCTTTAGCCTTAAAATGCCTTGAAAAAACACCACCTTTACATACTTTTTTCTCCCATACTATCCGAAATCGAACATACGTGTTCTTAATCGAAAACCCATTTGTTTTTTTCGCGATTTTCGATGAAAAGATTGAGAAATCTGATGGTTTATTGTTTTTAAGGAGAGTTAAAGACGCGTTTGGTGAAGTGATTGAGAGGTCTTCTGGGAAGAAGAGATTGGATAAAATCCATTCGCATTGTTTTCAGGGGGAATTGAATCCTGTTTTTCATCAATTGTTGGATTCAAGTATTGATGTGGATGAGGGAGGTAATTCGCCGAGGAGTGAGCTGGATCATAATGGGCGAAGCGCGAGTTTGGATTCGATGAAAGGGAAGAAAATCGGGTCAATGCCATTGCTTGCTGATGCTGCGAATAGCTTGAAGTTGAAAAAGAAGAGGTTTTTCGGGCATTTTAAGAAGAGGAGTGAGGATATTGGTGGTGAGAAGAAAGTGGATGTTTGTGGTGATGGTGGGATGAGATTGAGCAGAGAGTTTTCGGTTGTTATGCAAAAGAATGGTGGATTGGTTcatcatggagaaggaggaggagggcATCATCAAAAGGCGAAGAAAGTGTGGAAGAAACAAGTTTGGGTTGTGTTGTCGTTGGATTTAATCGTCTGCACCATTTTGTTCATAGTCTGGTTGTGTGTTTGCAGGGGCTTCAAATGCATTGATGCTTGA